One window from the genome of Salvia miltiorrhiza cultivar Shanhuang (shh) chromosome 7, IMPLAD_Smil_shh, whole genome shotgun sequence encodes:
- the LOC130994430 gene encoding uncharacterized protein LOC130994430, with protein MEEIRARLHFDGCFTVDCAGRSGGLCMLWKFSTTCKLLSFSTHHIDMEIMDSKGRWRLTGFYGFPERSRRRESWNLLRRLAGVSSLPWAILGDFNDLLDPGDKRGRVEHPPWLFSGFRAAILDCGLDDIPLLGYQFTWARGLGTAHAVEERLDRCMATASWRGLFPDAALSTYVVPMSDHTPIILNMEGFPTTTSRRKFRFENKWCLEPDLPGVVKNCWTNLHGITIVEKLSAVSDSIATWAQNLHRDERGKKKKLQHIISSLQGRGDPYAINSINGARTELASLLLREEAHWQQRAKQHWLKGGDTNTKFFHAMASARRKKNTIIRLLRDDGDWTASNEEIQDVALNYFSNLFDEPSQQMDYHRILDKLNPCINEDMNGNLTREFSLEEFSTAVSQMHPDKSPGPDGLNPRFYQKFWSVIGEDVYKGCLSWLNEGHFPPGLNHTLISLIPKVDSPSSMKELRPIALCNVIYKIVSKVLCNRLKGVLPDLIDRAQSAFVEGRLIQDNILIAFEAIHSMKKKTRGKFGSFAFKIDISKAYDRVDWGYLDAVLRRLGFCDKWRDWMQMCVRSVSYDILINGKEVGPITPRRGLRQGDPLSPYLFILCAEGLSAMIGHEIARGNLHGLQIGRRGPVISHLMFADDCIFFCRASANECNALKDVLACYEEASGQAINFQKSGILYSSNVTAATKEEISEILGVHQPLNTGRYLGLPSLVGRKKKEIFQYLKDRMWNRIQGWNNKKLSKAGKEILVKGVGQAIPSFCMGVFLLPITLIDEMEKMLNRFWWGNKSGEGKGINWMKWERMCVDKKLGGIGFRSLNLMNIAMLGKTGWRLLTDTDSLVCRVLKAKYFPNTDFLAATVGHSPSFSWRSICSAQDLLRRGIRWRIGDGAQVRVFKDPWLRNGDSFRVTAAGPIFLDDLRVHDVMNQTMTGWNVDLLKSIVGEADFKNIMSIPLLPNAGPDRMIWHYSNNGIYSVKSAYKLASSLTLDTTYKVEGQWDCLWKIDVPPKVKHFLWRAARDNLPSKHRLLSRGVAVGGECPICKSGFENLWHSFFHCPFAEDCWRQGGLQSYISGIIDSCDSFEQAFSLLLRDSDNERKAKVCMLFWQIWRDRNAMVWQDVLPVSSRSILRAAVARSDWKSMRQPATQRQQVVTSCAGWHPIPEGSFKCNVDAAFFEEDQSMGIGVAIRNHEGHFVIGKSKKLPGRRSIVEGELLGIKEALSWIKEQGFVEGWIENDSIQACNLITSGDRNMLELGSIADACRLELRMLPNFRIRHVRREQNIIAHCLAKAARDIITHHVWNEPPSFVEGHLLVPCSCVE; from the coding sequence ATGGAGGAAATTCGTGCTCGACTACATTTTGATGGCTGTTTCACTGTGGACTGTGCCGGGAGGAGCGGCGGTCTTTGTATGCTGTGGAAGTTTTCCACGACTTGTAAGTTACTCAGTTTTTCTACTCACCACATTGATATGGAAATTATGGACAGTAAGGGCAGATGGCGTCTAACTGGTTTCTACGGCTTCCCGGAGAGAAGCAGAAGACGCGAGTCTTGGAACCTCTTGCGGCGCCTTGCTGGCGTAAGCTCATTGCCTTGGGCCATCTTAGGAGATTTTAACGATCTCCTTGATCCGGGGGACAAACGGGGCCGAGTCGAGCATCCCCCTTGGCTTTTCTCTGGTTTTCGAGCGGCCATTCTCGACTGCGGTTTGGATGATATCCCTCTTCTTGGTTACCAGTTTACTTGGGCTCGAGGTCTTGGCACCGCGCATGCGGTTGAAGAGAGGCTTGATCGTTGCATGGCAACTGCTAGTTGGCGTGGTCTTTTTCCTGATGCTGCTCTCAGCACTTATGTTGTTCCCATGTCAGACCATACTCCAATTATTCTCAATATGGAAGGTTTTCCGACTACTACTTCGAGGAGGAAGTTCCGGTTTGAAAACAAATGGTGTCTTGAACCGGATCTTCCAGGTGTTGTCAAAAATTGTTGGACAAATCTTCATGGTATCACCATTGTGGAGAAGCTCTCGGCTGTTTCGGACTCTATTGCTACTTGGGCGCAGAATTTACACCGCGATGAACGAGGCAAAAAGAAGAAACTTCAGCATATTATTTCTTCTCTTCAAGGTAGAGGTGATCCTTATGCTATTAACAGTATCAATGGTGCTAGGACTGAGCTTGCTTCTCTTCTGTTGAGAGAAGAAGCACATTGGCAGCAGAGGGCTAAACAACATTGGTTGAAAGGCGGCGACACCAACACCAAATTCTTCCACGCTATGGCTTCGGCTAGACGGAAGAAAAATACCATTATACGACTGCTAAGAGATGACGGAGATTGGACAGCGAGCAATGAGGAGATTCAGGATGTTGCCCTCAACTATTTTTCGAATCTTTTTGACGAGCCAAGTCAACAGATGGACTACCACCGCATTCTTGACAAACTTAATCCTTGCATCAATGAAGATATGAACGGGAACCTTACAAGAGAGTTCAGCTTGGAAGAATTCAGCACCGCGGTTTCTCAAATGCACCCGGACAAGTCGCCGGGCCCCGATGGTTTGAATCCTAGATTCTATCAAAAGTTTTGGAGTGTGATTGGTGAAGATGTTTATAAGGGCTGTTTGTCGTGGCTTAACGAGGGACATTTTCCACCTGGCCTCAATCACACGCTTATCTCTCTCATTCCTAAGGTTGATTCCCCTTCATCCATGAAGGAGCTTCGTCCCATTGCGCTCTGCAATGTTATTTATAAGATTGTTTCCAAAGTTCTTTGTAACCGGCTCAAGGGAGTACTTCCTGATCTTATTGACCGTGCGCAGTCAGCCTTTGTGGAGGGGCGCTTAATCCAAGATAATATTCTTATTGCCTTTGAAGCCATCCATTCGATGAAAAAGAAGACCAGAGGCAAGTTTGGTTCCTTTGCCTTCAAGATTGATATTAGCAAAGCTTACGATCGAGTCGACTGGGGTTATCTTGATGCAGTGTTAAGGCGTCTAGGCTTTTGTGACAAGTGGCGTGACTGGATGCAGATGTGTGTTCGGTCGGTCTCCTACGACATTCTTATTAATGGAAAAGAAGTGGGCCCGATTACTCCTAGACGTGGGCTACGTCAAGGTGACCCACTCTCTccttatttgttcattttatgCGCTGAGGGCCTCTCAGCTATGATTGGCCACGAGATTGCTAGGGGAAATCTGCACGGACTTCAAATAGGGCGCCGGGGGCCGGTTATCTCACACCTCATGTTTGCGGACGATTGTATCTTCTTTTGCCGTGCTTCTGCAAATGAATGTAATGCTCTAAAGGATGTCTTGGCTTGCTATGAAGAAGCTTCGGGACAAGCTATCAATTTTCAGAAGTCTGGGATTTTGTATAGCTCCAATGTGACTGCCGCAACTAAGGAGGAAATTTCAGAGATCCTTGGTGTTCATCAGCCTCTTAACACCGGAAGATACCTTGGATTACCTTCGCTCGTGGGacggaaaaaaaaagagatctTCCAGTATCTTAAAGACCGAATGTGGAACAGAATCCAGGGTTGGAACAACAAAAAGTTGTCTAAAGCTGGGAAAGAAATTCTTGTCAAGGGTGTTGGCCAAGCTATTCCTTCCTTTTGCATGGGAGTCTTCTTACTTCCCATTACTCTCATTGATGAGATGGAGAAGATGCTCAATAGATTCTGGTGGGGAAATAAAAGTGGTGAAGGCAAGGGTATCAATTGGATGAAGTGGGAGCGTATGTGCGTTGATAAAAAACTGGGAGGTATTGGCTTTCGGAGCTTGAACCTCATGAATATTGCTATGCTCGGCAAGACCGGTTGGCGCCTTCTAACTGACACGGACTCGTTGGTGTGTCGTGTGCTTAAAGCGAAGTATTTCCCGAATACCGATTTCCTTGCAGCTACAGTTGGGCATAGCCCTAGTTTTTCTTGGCGCAGCATCTGTTCGGCTCAAGATTTGCTCCGCCGCGGTATCAGATGGCGGATCGGAGATGGTGCGCAGGTCCGTGTATTCAAGGATCCTTGGCTCAGAAATGGGGATTCGTTCCGAGTAACTGCAGCTGGCCCTATTTTCCTTGATGATCTCCGTGTGCATGACGTGATGAACCAAACGATGACTGGTTGGAATGTGGACCTGCTCAAGAGCATTGTTGGCGAGGCAGATTTTAAGAACATCATGAGCATCCCGCTTCTTCCGAACGCTGGCCCAGATAGAATGATTTGGCACTATTCTAATAACGGTATCTACTCTGTTAAATCCGCCTACAAACTTGCAAGTTCGCTCACTTTGGATACCACCTACAAAGTAGAGGGACAATGGGATTGCCTCTGGAAAATTGACGTACCTCCTAAAGTAAAGCATTTCCTTTGGAGAGCTGCTAGAGATAACCTTCCATCCAAGCACCGTCTCCTTTCCCGGGGTGTTGCAGTAGGGGGGGAATGTCCCATCTGTAAGAGTGGGTTTGAGAACCTCTGGCACTCGTTCTTCCACTGTCCGTTTGCTGAGGATTGTTGGAGACAGGGAGGCCTTCAGAGTTATATCTCTGGAATTATTGACAGCTGCGATTCCTTTGAGCAGGCCTTCTCTTTGTTGTTGAGAGATTCGGACAATGAACGGAAAGCTAAGGTGTGCATGCTCTTTTGGCAAATATGGAGAGATAGGAATGCGATGGTTTGGCAGGATGTACTTCCGGTGTCTTCTCGATCAATCTTACGAGCTGCTGTGGCGCGAAGTGACTGGAAGTCCATGCGCCAACCAGCGACGCAGAGGCAGCAGGTCGTGACCTCTTGCGCGGGGTGGCACCCTATTCCGGAAGGGTCTTTCAAATGTAATGTTGATGCTGCTTTTTTCGAGGAAGATCAGTCCATGGGAATTGGTGTTGCCATTCGAAACCATGAGGGGCATTTCGTGATTGGCAAATCCAAAAAATTGCCCGGGCGAAGGAGTATTGTGGAAGGAGAGCTTCTTGGCATTAAGGAGGCGCTTTCTTGGATTAAGGAGCAAGGTTTTGTCGAAGGCTGGATTGAAAATGATAGTATACAAGCGTGCAACCTCATCACCTCAGGAGATCGGAATATGCTTGAGCTTGGATCTATTGCTGATGCTTGCCGTCTTGAGCTGCGGATGTTGCCGAACTTCAGAATTCGTCATGTAAGGAGAGAACAAAATATTATCGCTCACTGCTTAGCGAAGGCTGCGCGAGATATCATTACACATCATGTCTGGAATGAACCCCCGTCCTTTGTGGAGGGTCATCTCCTTGTCCCATGTTCATGTGTTGAATAA
- the LOC130994821 gene encoding uncharacterized protein LOC130994821 isoform X2 has product MDTTPHPHPHRRRVPSMRRIKKVEDDAEISESGLAVPPEIPHFVWIAKPGEINELYLPKKVIEYYHLKIPKIISFVDEQGREWDVNVFKNRKSHRCSKVAWKRVCEANLINTGDVCIFEFMQGRIDLYIRVRIKRAHELQSKPTHCRDGDIFMPGNPRFVWRVTQVYRRRLVIPRTVIKNYNLKIPNIISLIDERGNKWETKILKWRSGHLACPDHVWRSLCDANLMEMGDRCICEFIEEQSGLSIFVRVARAHKLTRKKDAEEKEVEQVYKEPLHENKWDESAEDESGMQRSILKGKQKLNSASSSTHVRRCLRKKNASGGKKGFEEEKCAKTDKETVRFNLPNCNDCKESGTKMNISKAKRKLKSPSPHEPVKRRARKDKTFDRRKDFEEEKTKQIEEETMNLDPPEERQWKTKAEQRSIEARDTYIKKLEGIIKTLTSKDVNQKRAKLSCHKDDDTISSGSDIELINEHFSLQGTSMRTKCFPEKLELLLSYFQLVRGEAGQSITLHDDVFGRKYKIYIFLKDIKEFCFLKPISDCCIISYMCFHWILTVIQPYNKIIFLLDPLSHRIRDRVWQDIVNTALSMFCASKGENEKKSPTWVVVKAPLQPDSKQCGFYIMQYMRKIIETCRDLGSSSLQKMFTKDSYSRSEIDEMRIEWAECVLDQFG; this is encoded by the exons ATGGACACCActcctcatcctcatcctcatcgtCGCCGAG TTCCGAGCATGCGAAGAATCAAGAAAGTTGAAGATGACGCTGAAATCTCCGAATCGGGACTGGCTGTTCCCCCAGAAATTCCTCATTTTGTGTGGATAGCAAAACCTGGAGAAATAAATGAGTTG TATCTCCCCAAAAAAGTCATAGAATACTACCATCTTAAGATCCCAAAAATCATATCCTTCGTCGATGAACAGGGGAGAGAATGGGATGTGAATGTCTTTAAGAACAGGAAATCACATAGGTGCTCCAAAGTGGCATGGAAAAGAGTGTGCGAAGCGAACCTCATTAACACAGGCGATGTATGTATCTTTGAGTTCATGCAAGGGCGCATTGATTTATACATACGCGTACGTATAAAAAGAGCTCATGAAC TTCAAAGCAAACCTACACATTGCCGTGATGGTGACATCTTCATGCCGGGAAATCCTCGTTTTGTGTGGAGAGTAACACAAGTATATAGGAGGAGGCTG GTTATCCCAAGAACAGTAATCAAGAACTACAATCTTAAGATCCCAAATATCATATCGCTCATCGATGAACGTGGGAACAAATGGGAAACAAAAATCTTAAAGTGGCGTTCGGGCCACTTAGCGTGCCCCGATCACGTATGGAGAAGTTTGTGTGATGCGAATCTCATGGAGATGGGTGACAGATGCATCTGTGAGTTCATAGAAGAACAGAGCGGCCTATCCATATTCGTACGAGTAGCTCGAGCTCATAAAC TGACTAGAAAGAAGGATGCCGAGGAAAAGGAAGTTGAACAAGTTTACAAAGAACCATTACACGAGAATAAGTGGGATGAAAGTGCTGAAGATGAAAGTGGGATGCAAAGGAGCATTCTCAAGGGGAAACAAAAGTTGAATTCAGCATCTTCCAGTACACATGTTAGAAGATGTCTAAGGAAAAAGAATGCAT CCGGTGGAAAGAAAGGCTTTGAAGAAGAGAAATGTGCAAAAACTGACAAAGAGACTGTTCGTTTCAATCTTCCTAACTGCAATGACTGTAAAGAAAGCGGGACGAAGATGAACATTTCCAAGGCAAAGCGTAAATTGAAATCACCGTCACCACATGAACCAGTCAAACGAAGAGCAAGGAAAGACAAGACAT ttGACCGAAGAAAAGACTTTGAAGAAGAGAAAACCAAACAAATCGAAGAAGAAACAATGAATCTCGATCCTCCTGAAGAGAGGCAATGGAAAACAAAAGCTGAACAGAGATCTATTGAGGCTCGAGATACTTACATAAAAAAGCTCGAAGGGATCATCAAAACCCTTACTTCAAAAGATGTCAATCAGAAGAGGGCGAAGTTATCATGTCACAAGGATGATGATACTATCTCTAGTGGCAGTGATATTGAACTTATTAACGAACATTTTAGCTTGCAG ggAACGTCAATGAGGACAAAATGTTTCCCTGAAAAGTTGGAGTTGCTGCTGTCCTACTTCCAGCTTGTACGTGGGGAAGCTGGTCAATCAATAACTTTGCATGATGATGTGTTCGGTAGGAAATATAAGATTTATATTTTCCTCAAGGATATCAAAGAATTTTGTTTTCTAAAGCCAATTTCAGACTGCTGTATAATTTCCTACATGTG TTTTCACTGGATTCTCACGGTCATCCAACCCTACAACAAGATTATCTTTTTGCTAGATCCTCTTTCTCACCGCATTCGTGATAGGGTTTGGCAAGACATTGTGAATAC GGCCTTATCGATGTTTTGTGCATCTAAAGGAGAGAATGAGAAAAAGTCACCAACTTGGGTAGTCGTAAAG GCTCCTCTCCAGCCTGATTCGAAGCAATGTGGGTTCTACATAATGCAGTATATGAGAAAAATCATCGAAACTTGTAGAGATCTTGGCTCAAGTTCGCTACAGAAAATG TTTACAAAAGACAGTTATTCTAGAAGTGAAATTGATGAAATGCGAATAGAGTGGGCAGAATGCGTATTGGATCAGTTTGGTTGA
- the LOC130994431 gene encoding uncharacterized protein LOC130994431, producing the protein MEEQMASLNLSNEDDELILDDEITADSTVSVDLCLVGRFLTDQPINFNLMRSRLASIWRPGKGVFMKDIGQGRFIFQFFHELDLKRVYEGGPWAFGNFPLILHRLKKGEFPLSVPLDLLPFWVQIHDLPAGFLTEGVGKLLGNFIGSFMEYDNTNSSGVWRQYMRIRVGIRVNDPLKRFKKLKQKDGTPFTVRFKYERLNVFCFLCGKLGHSESYCELLFNEKTKDMKREWGVDLKAADRRSPNLAGDKWLRVEDGGNPSKEAAAARVDSESHIPDPKRKLHENRDINIPVTDAYNYGNQIIPNPHRLALQNITSETNGREAMQTDATSLVLYDDRKRRRGGPLVNHTTSSSANFPTEFSGDVNDEFSSQTAGSGLGAGRAQ; encoded by the coding sequence ATGGAAGAACAGATGGCTTCTCTCAATTTGTCAAATGAAGATGATGAGCTGATCCTCGATGATGAGATTACTGCAGACTCGACAGTCTCCGTAGATCTGTGCTTGGTAGGAAGATTCCTTACGGATCAACCAATCAATTTCAATCTCATGCGAAGCCGACTGGCGAGTATCTGGCGACCGGGAAAAGGCGTTTTTATGAAAGATATTGGCCAAGGCAGATTTATCTTTCAGTTTTTTCATGAGCTTGATCTGAAGCGTGTCTACGAGGGAGGCCCGTGGGCGTTTGGAAACTTTCCCTTGATCCTGCATCGCTTAAAGAAAGGAGAATTTCCTCTATCAGTTCCGTTGGACTTACTCCCTTTTTGGGTCCAAATCCATGACCTACCTGCCGGTTTCTTGACAGAAGGTGTTGGAAAACTTCTGGGGAACTTCATTGGGTCATTTATGGAATACGATAATACTAATTCCTCCGGAGTGTGGCGGCAGTATATGCGAATTCGGGTTGGTATTCGAGTCAACGACCCACTTAAACGGTTCAAGAAACTCAAACAGAAAGATGGTACGCCGTTCACTGTTCGTTTCAAATATGAACGATTAAATGTGTTTTGCTTTCTCTGTGGAAAACTTGGTCATTCGGAAAGCTACTGTGAACTTTTGTTCAATGAGAAAACGAAGGATATGAAGCGTGAATGGGGTGTGGATCTCAAAGCGGCCGATCGGCGGAGCCCTAATCTTGCCGGAGACAAATGGCTAAGAGTTGAAGATGGAGGAAACCCTAGCAAGGAGGCGGCGGCTGCTAGGGTTGACAGTGAGTCGCACATTCCTGATCCGAAAAGGAAACTCCATGAAAATCGGGATATCAATATTCCCGTAACTGATGCCTACAATTATGGAAATCAAATCATACCAAATCCGCATAGATTGGCACTACAGAATATCACTTCCGAGACTAATGGACGTGAAGCAATGCAGACTGATGCCACGTCACTCGTTCTTTATGATGATCGAAAGAGACGACGTGGCGGCCCCTTAGTTAATCACACAACTTCCTCATCGGCGAATTTTCCTACAGAGTTTTCTGGGGATGTTAATGATGAATTCTCTTCTCAAACGGCAGGCTCCGGGCTCGGGGCCGGCCGAGCCCAATGA
- the LOC130994821 gene encoding uncharacterized protein LOC130994821 isoform X1, with product MDTTPHPHPHRRRVPSMRRIKKVEDDAEISESGLAVPPEIPHFVWIAKPGEINELYLPKKVIEYYHLKIPKIISFVDEQGREWDVNVFKNRKSHRCSKVAWKRVCEANLINTGDVCIFEFMQGRIDLYIRVRIKRAHELQSKPTHCRDGDIFMPGNPRFVWRVTQVYRRRLVIPRTVIKNYNLKIPNIISLIDERGNKWETKILKWRSGHLACPDHVWRSLCDANLMEMGDRCICEFIEEQSGLSIFVRVARAHKLTRKKDAEEKEVEQVYKEPLHENKWDESAEDESGMQRSILKGKQKLNSASSSTHVRRCLRKKNASGGKKGFEEEKCAKTDKETVRFNLPNCNDCKESGTKMNISKAKRKLKSPSPHEPVKRRARKDKTFDRRKDFEEEKTKQIEEETMNLDPPEERQWKTKAEQRSIEARDTYIKKLEGIIKTLTSKDVNQKRAKLSCHKDDDTISSGSDIELINEHFSLQGTSMRTKCFPEKLELLLSYFQLVRGEAGQSITLHDDVFGRKYKIYIFLKDIKEFCFLKPISDCCIISYMWYLHQKMKKENILTRFRFVNPNLISKFNNLTEDQRARALADRLISASIDQLVLAPCNIGFHWILTVIQPYNKIIFLLDPLSHRIRDRVWQDIVNTALSMFCASKGENEKKSPTWVVVKAPLQPDSKQCGFYIMQYMRKIIETCRDLGSSSLQKMFTKDSYSRSEIDEMRIEWAECVLDQFG from the exons ATGGACACCActcctcatcctcatcctcatcgtCGCCGAG TTCCGAGCATGCGAAGAATCAAGAAAGTTGAAGATGACGCTGAAATCTCCGAATCGGGACTGGCTGTTCCCCCAGAAATTCCTCATTTTGTGTGGATAGCAAAACCTGGAGAAATAAATGAGTTG TATCTCCCCAAAAAAGTCATAGAATACTACCATCTTAAGATCCCAAAAATCATATCCTTCGTCGATGAACAGGGGAGAGAATGGGATGTGAATGTCTTTAAGAACAGGAAATCACATAGGTGCTCCAAAGTGGCATGGAAAAGAGTGTGCGAAGCGAACCTCATTAACACAGGCGATGTATGTATCTTTGAGTTCATGCAAGGGCGCATTGATTTATACATACGCGTACGTATAAAAAGAGCTCATGAAC TTCAAAGCAAACCTACACATTGCCGTGATGGTGACATCTTCATGCCGGGAAATCCTCGTTTTGTGTGGAGAGTAACACAAGTATATAGGAGGAGGCTG GTTATCCCAAGAACAGTAATCAAGAACTACAATCTTAAGATCCCAAATATCATATCGCTCATCGATGAACGTGGGAACAAATGGGAAACAAAAATCTTAAAGTGGCGTTCGGGCCACTTAGCGTGCCCCGATCACGTATGGAGAAGTTTGTGTGATGCGAATCTCATGGAGATGGGTGACAGATGCATCTGTGAGTTCATAGAAGAACAGAGCGGCCTATCCATATTCGTACGAGTAGCTCGAGCTCATAAAC TGACTAGAAAGAAGGATGCCGAGGAAAAGGAAGTTGAACAAGTTTACAAAGAACCATTACACGAGAATAAGTGGGATGAAAGTGCTGAAGATGAAAGTGGGATGCAAAGGAGCATTCTCAAGGGGAAACAAAAGTTGAATTCAGCATCTTCCAGTACACATGTTAGAAGATGTCTAAGGAAAAAGAATGCAT CCGGTGGAAAGAAAGGCTTTGAAGAAGAGAAATGTGCAAAAACTGACAAAGAGACTGTTCGTTTCAATCTTCCTAACTGCAATGACTGTAAAGAAAGCGGGACGAAGATGAACATTTCCAAGGCAAAGCGTAAATTGAAATCACCGTCACCACATGAACCAGTCAAACGAAGAGCAAGGAAAGACAAGACAT ttGACCGAAGAAAAGACTTTGAAGAAGAGAAAACCAAACAAATCGAAGAAGAAACAATGAATCTCGATCCTCCTGAAGAGAGGCAATGGAAAACAAAAGCTGAACAGAGATCTATTGAGGCTCGAGATACTTACATAAAAAAGCTCGAAGGGATCATCAAAACCCTTACTTCAAAAGATGTCAATCAGAAGAGGGCGAAGTTATCATGTCACAAGGATGATGATACTATCTCTAGTGGCAGTGATATTGAACTTATTAACGAACATTTTAGCTTGCAG ggAACGTCAATGAGGACAAAATGTTTCCCTGAAAAGTTGGAGTTGCTGCTGTCCTACTTCCAGCTTGTACGTGGGGAAGCTGGTCAATCAATAACTTTGCATGATGATGTGTTCGGTAGGAAATATAAGATTTATATTTTCCTCAAGGATATCAAAGAATTTTGTTTTCTAAAGCCAATTTCAGACTGCTGTATAATTTCCTACATGTG GTACCTTCACCAGaagatgaaaaaagaaaacatactCACTAGATTTCGATTTGTAAATCCAAATTTGATCTCAAAATTTAACAACTTAACAGAAGACCAAAGAGCACGCGCTTTAGCCGATAGATTGATCAGTGCATCAATAGATCAACTCGTGTTGGCACCGTGTAATATAGG TTTTCACTGGATTCTCACGGTCATCCAACCCTACAACAAGATTATCTTTTTGCTAGATCCTCTTTCTCACCGCATTCGTGATAGGGTTTGGCAAGACATTGTGAATAC GGCCTTATCGATGTTTTGTGCATCTAAAGGAGAGAATGAGAAAAAGTCACCAACTTGGGTAGTCGTAAAG GCTCCTCTCCAGCCTGATTCGAAGCAATGTGGGTTCTACATAATGCAGTATATGAGAAAAATCATCGAAACTTGTAGAGATCTTGGCTCAAGTTCGCTACAGAAAATG TTTACAAAAGACAGTTATTCTAGAAGTGAAATTGATGAAATGCGAATAGAGTGGGCAGAATGCGTATTGGATCAGTTTGGTTGA